One window of the Vigna radiata var. radiata cultivar VC1973A chromosome 1, Vradiata_ver6, whole genome shotgun sequence genome contains the following:
- the LOC106772602 gene encoding notchless protein homolog, translating to MEVETETMVEKREIINNVMCLLTDPEGTPLGSPMYLPQNAGPQQLNQIVNKLLSNEEKLPYAFYISDEELIAPLETYLQKNKVSVEKALPIVCQPQAIFRIRPVNRCSATISGHAEAVLSVAFSPDGQQLASGSGDTSVRFWDLTTQTPLYTCKGHKNWVLCIAWSPDGKYLVSGSKAGELICWDPQTGKSLGNPLTGHKKWITGISWEPIHLNAPCRRFVSASKDGDARIWDVSLKKCVMCLSGHTLAITCVKWGGDGVIYTGSQDCTIKVWETTQGKLIRELKGHGHWVNSLALSTEYVLRTGAFDHTGKQYSSPEEMKKVALERYQAMRGNAPERLVSGSDDFTMFLWEPFVSKHPKTRMTGHQQLVNHVYFSPDGQWVASASFDKSVKLWNGTTGKFVAAFRGHVGPVYQISWSADSRLLLSGSRDSTLKVWDIRTRKLKQDLPGHSDEVFSVDWSPDGEKVASGGKDKVLKLWMG from the exons ATGGAAGTAGAGACAGAGACTATGGTGGAGAAGAGGGAGATAATCAACAACGTGATGTGCCTTTTGACAGACCCAGAGGGAACTCCTTTGGGCTCTCCTATGTACCTGCCTCAGAATGCTGGCCCTCAACAACTCAATCAGATTGTTAATAAGCTTCTAAGCAAT GAAGAGAAGTTGCCGTATGCTTTTTATATTTCAGATGAGGAGCTCATTGCACCACTTGAAACATACTTGCAGAAAAACAAAG TCTCGGTGGAGAAGGCTTTGCCTATAGTTTGTCAACCTCAAGCTATTTTCCGTATTCGTCCTGTGAATCGCTGTTCCGCAACTATTTCTG GTCATGCTGAAGCTGTACTTAGTGTTGCCTTCAGTCCCGATGGACAACAATTGGCTAGTGGTTCTGGTGATACCAGTGTTCGATTTTGGGACTTGACCACTCAGACACCATTGTACACTTGCAAAG GGCACAAGAACTGGGTACTTTGTATTGCATGGTCACCGGATGGAAAGTACCTTGTAAGTGGGAGCAAGGCTGGAGAACTTATTTGTTGGGACCCTCAAACTGGAAAGTCATTAGGCAATCCACTAACT GGTCACAAGAAATGGATTACTGGTATCTCTTGGGAACCCATCCACCTGAATGCTCCATGCCGTCGCTTTGTAAGTGCCAGCAAAGATGGGGATGCTCGTATATGGGATGTTTCTTTAAAGAAATGTGTTATGTGCCTTAGTGGCCACACACTTGCAATAACATGTGTAAAATGGGGTGGAGATGGTGTGATTTATACTGG TTCTCAGGATTGTACTATCAAAGTCTGGGAAACCACACAAGGGAAACTAATCCGTGAACTTAAG GGACATGGGCATTGGGTTAATTCTTTGGCATTAAGCACCGAGTATGTTCTTCGCACAGGAGCTTTTGATCATACTGGAAAACAATATTCATCTCCAGAGGAAATGAAGAAG GTTGCTCTGGAAAGGTATCAAGCAATGAGAGGCAATGCCCCTGAGAGATTGGTCTCTGGATCTGATGATTTTACTATGTTCCTTTGGGAACCTTTTGTCAGCAAGCACCCCAAAACTCGCATGACAGGTCATCAGCAG CTTGTGAACCATGTCTATTTTTCACCTGATGGGCAATGGGTGGCAAGTGCTTCTTTTGATAAATCTGTGAAGTTATGGAATGGCACCACAGGGAAATTTGTTGCTGCCTTTCGGGGCCATGTCGGGCCTGTTTACCAGATCAG CTGGTCTGCAGACAGTAGACTTCTTCTAAGTGGCAGCAGAGATTCCACACTTAAG GTTTGGGATATTCGGACTCGGAAGTTGAAACAAGATCTTCCAGGCCATTCTGATGAA GTTTTTTCTGTTGATTGGAGTCCCGATGGAGAGAAGGTAGCCTCTGGTGGTAAGGATAAAGTGCTGAAGTTGTGGATGGGCTAG
- the LOC111241504 gene encoding LOW QUALITY PROTEIN: uncharacterized protein LOC111241504 (The sequence of the model RefSeq protein was modified relative to this genomic sequence to represent the inferred CDS: deleted 1 base in 1 codon; substituted 1 base at 1 genomic stop codon), translating to MPEKNSFVHSQFFTPRRSPRFLPNXTAPLSNPKSAAVFVNKSNDCTVGSRVSPRLNNADVGFSSLRQSPRFNNEPSNKKVKGTDVKVGEAETKEKCVVLNEGFGGGIAMTFGIPKEELLAIRKRYVREWILDNENIRLLDALEVYGLLVMTRTLVKRRSIPELAISAKLRQRYMQQNGSGEHENAGRIAGRKEEDEGRGANVRGNEICHTKLMKHAKGCHRRRKERNRENRDGVNTQGNRVISDEGIGGEKGRGLKLKRPKMVSFRMSAYGGRKKGGNRVIVGVKTEENRVVCNEGFGEEKMKGRNGEKRKHNSDEIGKGITKEQDLGLQIAYLTVKLSSHFWKNVSELVCTPLSMYAVEKIDF from the exons ATGCCAGAGAAAAACTCTTTTGTACACAGTCAATTCTTCACCCCACGAAGGTCACCGAGGTTCCTCCCC AACTAGACCGCACCACTCTCAAACCCCAAATCTGCTGCCGTTTTCGTAAATAAATCCAATGACTGCACAGTCGGGTCGAGAGTATCTCCGAGGCTTAACAATGCGGACGTTGGGTTTTCATCTCTTCGACAATCTCCCAGGTTCAACAACGAGCCAAGCAATAAGAAAGTGAAAGGCACAGATGTGAAAGTTGGTGAAGCTGAAACGAAAGAAAAGTGTGTCGTTTTGAATGAGGGGTTTGGAGGAGGAa TTGCAATGACTTTTGGAATcccaaag gaggaattgcttgcaaTCAGAAAGCGATATGTACGTGAATGGATCCTGGACAACGAGAACATAAGACTACTGGATGCGCTAGAGGTCTATGGATTGTT GGTGATGACACGAACCTTGGTGAAACGAAGGTCCATTccggaacttgccatttcagCAAAACTGAGACAACGATATATGCAACAAAACGGCTCTGGAGAGCACGAAAACGCCGGTAGAATCGCGGGCCGCAAGGAAGAGGACGAAGGCAGAGGAGCAAATGTGAGAGGGAACGAAATCTGTCACACAAAACTAATGAAACATGCCAAGG GGTGTCATAGACGAAGGAAGGAGAGAAACAGGGAGAATAGAGATGGTGTTAACACGCAAGGAAATCGTGTCATTTCAGATGAAGGGATTGGTGGGGAAAAGGGAAGAGGGTTGAAGTTGAAACGACCAAAAATGGTGTCGTTCCGGATGAGTGCTTATGGGGGAAGAAAGAAGGGTGGAAATAGAGTGATCGTTGGAGTTAAAACAGAAGAAAATCGTGTTGTTTGTAACGAGGGTTTTGgtgaagaaaaaatgaaggggagaaatggagaaaagagaaagcaCAATAGCGATGAAATAGGGAAAGGGATAACGAAGGAACAAGATTTGGGTCTTCAAATAGCATATCTTACTGTAAAGCTTAGCTCCCATTTCTGGAAGAACGTTTCTGAACTAGTATGCACCCCTCTCTCTATGTATGCAGTAGAAAAAATTGACTTTTAG